In Heliomicrobium gestii, a single genomic region encodes these proteins:
- a CDS encoding tripartite tricarboxylate transporter substrate binding protein codes for MGKRMQWSALRLLPIALLSLTLLLASFIVGCAQIGGKNTSGSGLAEPVTLIIAFPAGGSSDIQAKIVEKYWSKYFNRPMAIEYKTGAGGQVGFTAIAQGRPDGSVIGGVNVPHILLQSLGAKATFKKDDFIHIAQVVNDPQLLIVSKTSPIRSLNELIDEAKRKKGQMTVGVVGFLSGHHLALLKMQDLVGLSFTAVPFEGAADQTKALAEGKVDAIIGNLNDVMRGMEKFRMLAIASEKRHSVIRNVPTFKELGYDFTSDIRRGFSVPAGTDPETVARLREGFRKICQDAGYQEDMEKIGQPAEYLSGEDFTAYCDRYFVEAKGLIEKYGLNNTP; via the coding sequence GTGGGAAAGAGGATGCAATGGAGCGCGCTGAGGCTTTTGCCCATTGCTTTGTTGTCGCTGACTCTGTTGCTTGCGTCGTTCATTGTGGGATGCGCCCAGATTGGCGGTAAAAACACCTCTGGCAGCGGCTTGGCTGAGCCGGTCACCCTGATCATCGCCTTTCCGGCCGGCGGTTCAAGCGATATCCAGGCCAAAATCGTCGAAAAGTACTGGTCAAAGTATTTTAACCGGCCCATGGCCATCGAGTACAAGACCGGCGCCGGCGGGCAGGTCGGCTTCACGGCCATCGCCCAAGGGCGTCCCGACGGCTCTGTCATCGGCGGCGTCAACGTGCCCCACATCCTCCTGCAATCGCTCGGCGCCAAGGCGACATTTAAGAAGGATGACTTCATCCATATCGCCCAGGTGGTCAATGACCCGCAGTTGCTCATCGTCAGTAAAACCAGCCCGATCCGCAGTCTGAACGAATTGATTGATGAAGCGAAGCGAAAAAAGGGGCAGATGACCGTCGGCGTCGTCGGCTTCCTTTCCGGTCACCATCTGGCGCTGCTCAAGATGCAGGATCTTGTTGGCCTGTCGTTCACGGCCGTGCCCTTCGAAGGGGCTGCTGATCAGACCAAGGCGCTGGCAGAGGGGAAGGTGGACGCGATCATCGGCAACCTCAATGATGTCATGCGCGGCATGGAGAAGTTCCGCATGCTCGCCATCGCCTCGGAGAAACGCCACTCTGTGATCCGCAATGTGCCCACCTTCAAGGAACTCGGCTATGATTTCACCTCCGATATCCGCCGTGGATTTTCCGTGCCCGCCGGAACCGATCCGGAGACGGTGGCGCGGCTGCGTGAGGGATTCCGGAAAATCTGCCAGGACGCCGGCTACCAGGAAGACATGGAGAAGATCGGGCAACCGGCCGAGTACCTCTCCGGCGAGGATTTTACCGCCTACTGTGACCGGTATTTTGTTGAAGCCAAGGGATTGATTGAGAAATACGGCTTGAACAACACCCCGTAG
- a CDS encoding Ger(x)C family spore germination protein codes for MSRLLLLLIGVSATLAGCFSYQDIDKVLFTSAVLVDVAEDGSPILYFEAFHPQRGSTKETQVMQRLIFKTQAKTVGEAINQLSESSALRVNFTQNRTLLFTRRAAERGLETFIDSFDRREEFLVRTNVLIYDGDPEALMNVKLKGEQHVGIYLYELLRTAKTVSSKTLDTNIREFLTQSLIGDHLTMLPLITVKRHLNEDKVSVEGIALLQDYRLKDTISTDETLYLNFLRDEIRRAIISVPHPTVQDKHVTLLLTKSDTTQQVSPSATSLSVWKRISCQALIRETEVRTAFTNEQLSTLEKNVEDLIASRCKALYEREKQRGIDIIGARELAFRYCPGDNRRQDSGAVLTVEAKVTIRGSTDTKGFGLDFPEK; via the coding sequence ATGAGCAGGCTGTTGCTGCTGTTGATCGGTGTTAGCGCGACACTTGCGGGGTGTTTCAGCTATCAGGATATCGATAAAGTGCTCTTTACGAGCGCCGTCCTGGTCGATGTGGCGGAAGACGGTTCGCCGATCCTGTACTTTGAAGCTTTTCACCCGCAGCGAGGGTCGACGAAAGAAACGCAGGTGATGCAACGGCTGATTTTTAAAACCCAGGCCAAAACGGTCGGCGAAGCCATCAATCAACTGAGTGAATCGTCGGCCCTGCGGGTGAATTTTACTCAGAACCGGACGCTGCTCTTTACCCGGCGGGCGGCTGAGCGGGGATTAGAAACCTTCATCGATAGCTTTGATCGCCGCGAAGAGTTTCTGGTGCGCACCAATGTGCTGATTTATGATGGCGACCCCGAGGCGCTGATGAATGTCAAACTAAAAGGCGAACAGCATGTGGGTATCTATCTCTACGAACTATTGCGCACGGCGAAAACCGTCTCTTCCAAGACGCTGGACACGAACATCCGCGAGTTTTTGACCCAAAGCCTCATTGGCGACCATCTGACCATGTTGCCGCTGATCACCGTGAAGCGTCACCTGAACGAGGACAAAGTCTCTGTCGAGGGGATCGCCCTGCTCCAAGACTACCGCCTGAAGGACACGATCTCCACGGATGAGACCTTATACCTGAACTTTTTGCGCGACGAGATCCGGCGCGCCATTATCAGCGTGCCTCATCCGACGGTGCAGGATAAGCACGTTACCTTACTGCTCACCAAAAGCGATACGACGCAACAGGTGAGCCCATCCGCAACGTCTCTTTCCGTCTGGAAACGCATCTCCTGTCAAGCCCTGATCCGGGAGACAGAGGTGCGCACCGCCTTTACCAACGAACAATTGAGCACCCTGGAAAAGAACGTGGAAGATCTCATCGCGTCCCGGTGCAAAGCCCTCTACGAGCGTGAGAAACAACGGGGCATCGATATCATCGGCGCCAGAGAATTGGCGTTCCGGTATTGTCCGGGCGATAACCGTCGCCAGGATTCTGGAGCGGTGCTCACTGTCGAGGCCAAAGTGACGATCAGGGGGTCGACAGACACGAAGGGGTTTGGTCTTGACTTTCCCGAGAAGTGA
- a CDS encoding GerAB/ArcD/ProY family transporter, which translates to MLTSWHSIFFILGLGVVSIKTYPIIFTQHAGRDTWIALIVASFITLVYVTYILWVCRQTKTYDIGVIYRSALGKPLGNLALALFGATIFLTLVESSAIEASAMRTNFMEETPLWFLLIWFLTVGVYAASRGYAAVLTVTLITIFLVFLSGVNLLFLTSSYKKYKYLLPIMAEGVSAPFLLATIKLLGAYGAVAIFFPYLIDIADRKKMTRGIIIGLLLLFQMQVVSMTGTLTTFDIERHNVMWFPKLLQTQAIRQYPFLESGELFVMFQVIAGWLTKFIISLFALLKTLEMIGLPTKHLVYLFGLITFFLSTLLTGDLFFLFSLLNDFIYISLINFMAIPFFVFSLFLLKGGEKGVRHGDRQSRSTQKWMRSGVTLRRR; encoded by the coding sequence ATGTTGACTTCCTGGCACTCCATCTTCTTCATCCTCGGACTGGGCGTTGTGTCGATCAAAACCTATCCGATTATTTTTACGCAGCATGCCGGCCGAGACACCTGGATCGCTTTGATTGTGGCCTCTTTCATTACCCTCGTCTATGTCACCTATATCCTGTGGGTCTGCCGTCAGACAAAGACCTATGACATCGGGGTGATCTACCGCAGCGCTCTGGGCAAGCCCCTCGGGAATCTGGCGCTGGCGCTGTTTGGAGCGACCATCTTCCTGACACTGGTGGAATCTTCGGCGATCGAGGCCAGCGCCATGCGAACCAACTTTATGGAAGAAACACCCCTGTGGTTTCTCCTGATCTGGTTTTTGACGGTCGGCGTCTACGCTGCGAGCCGGGGCTATGCGGCGGTGCTGACGGTCACGTTGATCACGATCTTTTTGGTGTTTCTGTCCGGCGTCAACCTGTTGTTCTTGACGAGCAGCTATAAAAAATACAAATACCTGCTGCCGATCATGGCCGAGGGGGTATCCGCGCCCTTCCTCTTAGCCACAATAAAGCTGCTGGGCGCCTACGGCGCGGTGGCGATCTTTTTTCCCTATCTCATCGACATTGCCGACAGAAAAAAGATGACCCGCGGCATCATCATCGGCCTCTTGCTCCTCTTTCAGATGCAGGTTGTTTCGATGACAGGCACGCTGACCACCTTTGATATCGAACGCCACAATGTCATGTGGTTTCCGAAACTGCTACAAACACAGGCGATCCGGCAGTACCCTTTTTTGGAGTCCGGTGAGTTGTTTGTCATGTTCCAGGTGATCGCCGGATGGCTGACCAAATTCATCATCTCGCTATTTGCGCTTTTGAAAACACTGGAAATGATCGGCTTGCCGACAAAACATCTCGTTTATCTGTTCGGTCTGATCACCTTTTTCCTGTCGACGTTGTTGACAGGCGATCTCTTTTTCCTCTTCTCCTTGCTGAATGACTTCATCTATATCAGCCTCATCAACTTCATGGCGATCCCCTTTTTCGTCTTTTCCCTGTTCCTTTTGAAGGGCGGTGAAAAGGGTGTCCGGCATGGCGACAGGCAGTCGCGCAGCACCCAAAAGTGGATGCGCAGCGGCGTCACCTTGCGCAGACGGTGA
- a CDS encoding winged helix-turn-helix transcriptional regulator, protein MIRFKNNTLKSTMEVAIELIGGRYKALILWHLVDQTLRFSELKRLIPQATQKMLTQQLRSLEEDGLITRKVYAEVPPKVEYSLSDSGRNLQPVLEAMCQFGKRYVEERGLEVDCN, encoded by the coding sequence ATGATTCGATTCAAGAACAACACGTTGAAAAGCACCATGGAAGTGGCCATTGAACTGATCGGCGGCCGGTATAAGGCGTTGATCCTGTGGCATCTCGTCGATCAGACGTTGCGTTTCAGCGAATTGAAACGGCTCATCCCCCAGGCGACGCAAAAAATGTTGACCCAGCAGTTGCGCAGCCTCGAAGAAGACGGTTTGATCACGCGAAAGGTCTACGCCGAGGTTCCTCCGAAAGTAGAGTATTCCCTGTCCGATTCGGGTCGAAACCTGCAACCAGTGCTCGAAGCCATGTGCCAGTTTGGGAAGCGGTATGTGGAGGAGCGCGGGCTGGAAGTGGACTGCAATTAG
- a CDS encoding HD-GYP domain-containing protein, producing MRITSVSNLKIGDVLAKNIYASDGRILLSKDVSLTGSYITRLRNLGISKVYIQDASLADVSIDEPLTDQTRNAAIQILDDITDTIPIKTDGLMTLSNDELNRISKKFDSTRYIGVVREIVTELVGKTEVMVHLADMREKSDFLFTHSITTTVMSTLCGLGMNLSRKQLDELAIGCLLHDIGFTIIEPELLRKPITTITAKEAELFRKHTVVGLAVMRKLPGISIPSAIMTYQHHEMLDGSGFPCQRKGDQIHLYSRILAVADFFDNLISGKAGKTLLPHQAYEVVIAQSGRKFDHNVVSSFVRHIALYPNGCTVLLTTNETGVVVRQTASPARPVVRVFQKRLGNEVDFKEYDMTKELTIFIKEVID from the coding sequence ATGCGGATTACATCAGTTAGTAATCTAAAAATCGGCGATGTTTTAGCGAAAAATATTTATGCCAGCGACGGCCGGATCCTGCTCAGCAAAGACGTGTCGCTCACCGGCAGCTATATCACCCGGTTGAGGAATCTGGGCATTTCCAAAGTCTATATTCAAGATGCCTCACTAGCTGACGTATCCATCGACGAGCCGCTGACCGATCAGACGCGCAACGCGGCGATTCAAATCCTCGATGACATCACCGACACGATCCCGATCAAAACAGACGGGCTCATGACCTTGAGCAATGATGAATTGAACCGGATCAGCAAAAAGTTCGACTCCACCCGCTATATCGGCGTGGTCCGGGAAATCGTGACCGAACTGGTGGGCAAAACGGAAGTGATGGTTCACCTCGCCGATATGCGGGAGAAATCGGACTTTCTCTTCACCCATTCCATCACGACCACCGTGATGTCGACCCTATGCGGCCTCGGCATGAACCTGAGCCGGAAGCAACTGGACGAATTGGCCATCGGCTGTCTCCTTCATGATATCGGCTTTACCATCATCGAGCCGGAACTCCTCCGCAAACCGATCACCACCATCACGGCAAAAGAGGCGGAGCTCTTTCGCAAACACACCGTCGTTGGCTTGGCGGTGATGCGAAAACTGCCCGGTATCAGCATCCCCTCGGCCATCATGACCTACCAGCATCATGAGATGCTCGATGGATCCGGCTTTCCCTGCCAGCGCAAGGGCGACCAGATTCACCTGTACTCCCGGATCCTGGCTGTCGCCGATTTTTTCGACAACCTGATCTCCGGAAAAGCCGGAAAAACGCTGTTGCCACACCAGGCCTATGAAGTGGTGATCGCCCAATCGGGCCGGAAGTTTGACCACAATGTGGTCTCCTCCTTCGTCCGTCACATCGCCCTGTACCCGAACGGCTGCACCGTCCTGTTGACGACAAACGAGACGGGCGTCGTCGTCCGGCAAACAGCCTCCCCCGCCCGTCCAGTCGTTCGCGTCTTCCAAAAACGGCTGGGCAATGAGGTGGATTTTAAGGAATACGACATGACGAAGGAATTGACGATTTTTATTAAAGAAGTGATCGATTAA
- a CDS encoding NAD(P)H-dependent oxidoreductase, which yields MNHLILFAHPNPKSFNAAILETTVTSLEGKGHRVVVRDLYKLNFDPILKGTDFEVFQSGRKPADVEVEHDHIQKADVITMIYPIWWSGMPAILKGYIDRVFSYGFAYRYNDEGVPVGLLAGKNGLIINTQGNTTDYYDSIGMTGAVKLTTDTSIFGFCGIEPVDHLFFGAVPTVDDATRQGMLKTLRERLDQLF from the coding sequence ATGAACCATTTGATTCTCTTTGCCCACCCCAACCCCAAAAGCTTCAACGCCGCGATCTTGGAGACGACCGTGACATCGCTGGAGGGCAAGGGCCACCGGGTTGTGGTGCGCGATCTCTACAAGCTGAATTTTGATCCGATCCTAAAGGGGACGGATTTCGAAGTTTTCCAATCGGGCCGGAAACCAGCGGACGTGGAGGTCGAGCACGATCATATTCAAAAGGCCGATGTGATTACGATGATCTATCCGATCTGGTGGTCCGGCATGCCGGCGATTTTGAAAGGATACATCGATCGCGTCTTTTCCTATGGATTTGCGTACAGGTACAACGATGAAGGAGTCCCAGTGGGCCTGCTCGCCGGGAAAAACGGGCTGATCATCAACACGCAAGGAAACACAACCGATTATTACGATTCCATCGGTATGACTGGGGCCGTCAAATTGACGACCGATACCAGCATCTTCGGTTTTTGCGGCATTGAGCCGGTGGATCACCTCTTCTTCGGCGCAGTACCCACTGTGGACGACGCCACACGGCAGGGTATGCTGAAGACGCTGCGGGAACGGCTCGACCAACTGTTCTAA
- a CDS encoding nitroreductase family protein, with product MSFLETAKKRYSCRKFLPKPVEPEKLAALLEAARIAPTGANKQPFKLLVLQEAAGLEKLKKAANIYGAPLAIVVCGDHRNVWVRPFDQKDIVDIDTSIVTDHMMLQATELGLDSVWICYFNPTVLREEFQIPADYEAISILALGYSAQEALSPDRHDTARKPLEELVCYEEFK from the coding sequence ATGAGTTTTCTCGAAACAGCCAAGAAGCGCTATTCCTGTCGCAAATTCCTTCCGAAGCCGGTGGAACCGGAGAAACTGGCAGCGCTGTTGGAAGCCGCCCGAATCGCGCCGACAGGCGCCAACAAACAGCCCTTTAAGCTGCTCGTCCTTCAAGAGGCCGCCGGGTTGGAGAAACTAAAAAAGGCGGCCAATATTTACGGCGCGCCACTCGCCATCGTCGTCTGCGGCGATCATCGCAACGTCTGGGTTCGTCCTTTTGATCAAAAAGACATCGTCGATATCGATACGAGCATCGTCACCGATCACATGATGCTGCAGGCAACAGAACTGGGGTTGGATAGCGTCTGGATCTGCTATTTCAACCCCACGGTGCTGCGTGAGGAATTTCAGATCCCCGCCGACTATGAAGCGATCAGCATCCTCGCCCTCGGGTATTCCGCTCAGGAAGCCCTTTCGCCAGACCGGCATGATACGGCCCGCAAACCGTTGGAAGAACTGGTGTGTTACGAAGAATTCAAATAG
- a CDS encoding alpha-amylase family glycosyl hydrolase, with protein MSRDTTPVSIESSLPHSIKETDLKPRGRVHPSPPTWRDQIVYFLLPDRFSDGNESRRPLFDFGAPDQHRAPDKGAWMAAGQRFQGGTLRGIASKLDYLQSLGVTTLWLGPIWRQRPDLQTYHGYGIQNFLDVDPRFGTRQDLRDLVDAAHDRKMYVLLDIIYNHSGNNFFYKDDQGQPVERRSYRYAPPYPTHGWRSATGQSVPQIAGMDDGVWPEEFQNIDVYTRAGSIGQWDAEPWEDKLSPDVQFRRGDFFDLKDLNLKPATLDLIIRVYRYWIALSDCDGFRIDTVKHVPWDASRNFCGAIREYAESIGKENFLLLGEVTGGEEMARDYLDIFGRNIDAALDIGEPTRRLAGMVKGLSDAADYFRQYGGHDILGGHRETGRYHVNILDDHDMVGREGKHRFAAHNDIPEWFSQVAHAVGVQLTTLGIPCIYYGTEQAFDGTQDRHDPTLEPWGGEDRYIREAMFGGEFGAFETKGCHFFNVDHPTYLRIAAIARVRNRRDAIGLTLRRGRQYLRETSLFDDPFALRGRGELVAWSRILFDREVLVALNTHGTEGRGAWVLVDPILHPAGSALTYLYRSDWSDGELKNPPKDQVEKVSLQHGQGAVRIDLPPAGMAILA; from the coding sequence ATGTCTAGGGACACCACGCCGGTATCCATCGAATCGTCACTCCCCCACTCGATCAAAGAAACCGATCTCAAGCCGCGCGGACGGGTGCATCCCAGTCCGCCCACCTGGCGAGATCAGATCGTCTACTTCCTGTTGCCTGACCGGTTCAGCGACGGGAACGAAAGCCGTCGCCCGCTCTTTGACTTCGGCGCTCCCGATCAGCACCGCGCGCCCGACAAGGGCGCCTGGATGGCGGCGGGACAGCGGTTCCAGGGAGGCACCCTGCGCGGCATCGCCAGTAAACTCGACTACCTGCAATCCCTCGGTGTCACCACCTTGTGGCTGGGACCGATCTGGCGCCAGCGGCCGGATCTGCAAACCTACCATGGCTATGGCATTCAAAATTTTCTCGACGTGGACCCCCGCTTCGGCACACGCCAGGACCTGCGCGATCTGGTGGACGCTGCTCATGACCGGAAAATGTATGTGCTGCTCGACATCATCTACAACCACAGCGGCAACAACTTTTTTTACAAAGATGATCAGGGCCAACCTGTGGAGCGGCGCTCCTACCGCTACGCGCCGCCCTATCCGACACATGGGTGGCGCTCCGCAACAGGGCAGAGCGTGCCGCAGATCGCCGGTATGGATGACGGTGTCTGGCCGGAGGAATTTCAGAACATCGACGTCTACACGCGGGCCGGTTCCATCGGCCAATGGGACGCCGAACCGTGGGAGGACAAGCTGAGCCCCGATGTGCAGTTTCGCCGGGGAGATTTCTTTGACCTGAAGGATCTGAACCTGAAACCGGCCACACTGGATCTGATCATCCGGGTGTACCGCTACTGGATCGCCCTGAGCGACTGTGACGGCTTCCGGATCGATACGGTCAAACATGTCCCCTGGGACGCCTCCCGCAACTTCTGCGGCGCCATCCGCGAATACGCCGAATCGATCGGCAAGGAAAACTTTCTCCTATTGGGTGAGGTGACCGGCGGCGAGGAGATGGCCCGCGATTATCTGGATATCTTCGGTCGCAACATCGACGCCGCCCTGGACATCGGCGAACCGACACGCCGGCTGGCCGGCATGGTCAAGGGACTCAGCGACGCGGCCGATTACTTCCGGCAGTATGGCGGTCACGACATCCTGGGGGGCCACCGGGAGACCGGCCGCTACCATGTGAACATCTTGGACGATCATGATATGGTGGGGCGTGAGGGCAAGCACCGCTTTGCCGCCCACAACGACATTCCCGAGTGGTTTTCCCAGGTGGCCCATGCGGTGGGCGTGCAGTTGACCACCCTGGGCATTCCTTGCATCTACTATGGAACAGAGCAGGCTTTTGACGGCACCCAGGACCGTCATGATCCTACGCTGGAACCGTGGGGCGGCGAAGACCGTTACATCCGGGAGGCCATGTTTGGCGGCGAATTCGGCGCCTTTGAGACGAAGGGCTGCCATTTTTTCAATGTCGATCACCCCACCTACCTGCGGATCGCCGCCATCGCCCGGGTGCGCAACCGCCGCGACGCCATCGGCCTGACCCTGCGTCGCGGCCGCCAGTACCTGCGGGAGACGTCCCTGTTTGATGATCCCTTTGCCCTTCGCGGTCGCGGGGAATTGGTGGCCTGGTCAAGGATCCTCTTTGACCGGGAGGTGCTTGTGGCGCTCAACACCCATGGCACGGAAGGCCGCGGCGCCTGGGTGTTGGTCGATCCCATCCTGCATCCGGCGGGAAGCGCCTTGACCTACCTGTACCGGAGCGATTGGAGCGATGGGGAACTCAAAAACCCGCCCAAAGACCAGGTGGAAAAAGTGAGCCTCCAGCATGGACAGGGGGCGGTGCGGATCGATCTGCCGCCGGCGGGGATGGCGATTTTGGCGTAG
- a CDS encoding HD-GYP domain-containing protein, with product MNTLKVGDVLAKPIYASDGRVLLSQGVALTSGYIARMINLGVSKVYIEDKLLADVTVDEPLTDRTRNAAIQILEDITDTIPVKKEGLLTLSNDELDRVSSKFNSARYIAVVKEIVSELIGKMDVMVHLADMRERSDFLFSHSVTTTVLSTLCGLGMGLSRKQLDELATGCLLHDIGFTIIDPALLRKPINVITADEAALFRKHAAVGLAIMKKLPGISLPSAYVAGQHHELMDGTGFPNRLRGDQIHLYSRILAVADFFDNLITGKAGKTLLPHQAYEVVLAQSGTKFDHNVVASFVRHIALYPNGSTVLLTTNETGIVVRQTSSPARPVVRVFRKRTGDEVDFKEYDMLKELTVFIKEVVD from the coding sequence GTGAACACACTCAAAGTGGGCGATGTTCTCGCCAAACCGATCTATGCCAGTGACGGCCGGGTTCTGCTCAGCCAAGGGGTGGCGCTGACAAGCGGGTACATCGCCCGCATGATCAACCTGGGTGTTTCCAAGGTCTATATTGAAGACAAGCTACTGGCCGACGTGACCGTTGACGAGCCCCTGACCGACCGGACGCGAAACGCCGCCATTCAGATCCTCGAAGATATCACCGACACGATTCCGGTTAAAAAAGAGGGCCTGCTGACGCTCAGCAACGATGAACTCGATCGGGTCAGCAGCAAATTCAATTCCGCGCGATACATCGCTGTGGTCAAAGAGATCGTCAGTGAACTGATCGGCAAAATGGATGTCATGGTCCACCTCGCCGATATGCGAGAGCGGTCTGACTTCCTCTTCAGCCATTCCGTGACGACGACGGTGCTGTCCACCCTGTGCGGCCTCGGCATGGGATTGAGCCGCAAACAACTGGACGAACTGGCGACCGGCTGCCTGCTCCATGACATCGGCTTCACGATCATTGATCCGGCGTTGCTTCGCAAACCGATCAACGTCATCACCGCCGATGAGGCGGCCCTCTTTCGCAAGCATGCCGCCGTCGGCCTGGCGATCATGAAAAAACTGCCCGGCATCAGCCTGCCATCGGCCTATGTGGCGGGCCAGCATCATGAATTGATGGACGGAACCGGTTTTCCCAACCGGCTGCGGGGCGATCAGATTCATCTTTACTCGCGCATCCTGGCTGTCGCCGACTTCTTCGACAACCTGATCACCGGCAAGGCGGGAAAGACGCTGTTGCCCCACCAGGCCTACGAAGTGGTCTTGGCCCAATCGGGAACGAAGTTTGACCATAACGTGGTCGCTTCCTTTGTGCGCCATATCGCCCTCTATCCGAACGGCAGCACGGTCCTGCTGACAACGAATGAAACGGGCATCGTCGTCCGCCAAACCTCCTCTCCGGCCCGCCCGGTGGTGCGCGTCTTCCGGAAGCGAACGGGCGACGAGGTGGATTTCAAGGAGTACGATATGCTGAAGGAGTTGACGGTCTTCATCAAAGAGGTCGTCGACTAA
- a CDS encoding spore germination protein: MTTTDYLNYIQDKLQNSFDIKHKQVVVSGATMHLFFADTMANLGAISEYIVFPLLAMSRAPLSVDEVKGQVLFAGVVGDVQSPEDAVMHILSGNVVLLFDGFAEALFCDTRKIATRAVETSTNEPVIRGSKESFNEELMDNVSLLRKRIKTPDFVLEVFQVGKQSNTPVVLAYIKGLAPPRLIATMRKKLTAMEIEYLTDPSFIEEQIKHKWTMFDTVGFTERPDSVTAKLFEGKIVILVEGSSSAITAPYFFVEHFHAPDDYYLNKYMVNFHRLLRFFAYLVAVLLPGFYIALVTYHHSLIPIRFVIRMSSSRVGVPFPTVMELLLMMAFFEFSREAGKRLPPTIGQPLSIVSALILGEAAIGAGLTSEITIVITGIFATASYLNPKLNGSVTIGAVIFIFSSTILGLHGFWICAVLLIAHLGSLSSCGYPYLYPIGTVKKLNLSSQDVVLRGDLRHISYRLLR, from the coding sequence ATGACGACAACGGACTACCTGAATTATATTCAGGACAAGCTGCAAAACAGCTTTGATATCAAGCACAAACAGGTGGTGGTATCGGGGGCCACGATGCACCTCTTTTTTGCCGACACCATGGCCAACTTGGGGGCCATCAGCGAATACATCGTGTTCCCACTCCTGGCCATGAGCCGGGCGCCGCTCAGTGTGGATGAGGTGAAAGGCCAAGTCCTGTTCGCGGGCGTTGTCGGCGATGTGCAATCCCCGGAAGATGCGGTCATGCATATTCTCTCCGGCAATGTTGTCCTGCTCTTTGACGGTTTCGCGGAGGCGCTCTTTTGCGATACCCGGAAGATCGCCACACGGGCTGTTGAAACATCGACGAATGAGCCCGTCATCCGAGGCTCAAAAGAGTCCTTCAACGAAGAGCTCATGGACAATGTGTCCTTGCTGCGAAAGCGAATCAAAACGCCAGATTTCGTGCTTGAGGTCTTCCAGGTGGGGAAACAGTCCAATACGCCGGTGGTGCTGGCCTACATCAAGGGGCTTGCTCCCCCCAGGCTGATCGCAACCATGCGCAAGAAGTTAACCGCCATGGAGATCGAGTATTTGACCGACCCCAGCTTTATTGAGGAACAGATCAAGCACAAATGGACCATGTTCGATACGGTCGGTTTTACGGAACGGCCGGACTCGGTGACGGCGAAACTCTTTGAAGGCAAGATCGTCATTCTCGTGGAAGGCAGTTCCAGCGCGATCACCGCCCCCTACTTTTTTGTGGAACACTTTCACGCCCCTGACGATTACTATTTGAACAAGTACATGGTCAATTTCCACCGGCTGCTTCGCTTCTTCGCCTACTTGGTGGCGGTCTTATTGCCGGGGTTCTATATCGCCCTCGTCACCTATCACCACTCGCTGATTCCCATCCGCTTTGTGATCCGCATGTCTTCCTCTAGGGTGGGGGTGCCCTTCCCGACGGTGATGGAACTGCTTTTAATGATGGCGTTTTTTGAGTTCTCCCGAGAGGCCGGCAAGCGGCTGCCGCCGACGATCGGCCAACCGCTCAGCATCGTATCGGCCTTGATCCTCGGGGAAGCGGCCATCGGCGCCGGGCTCACATCGGAGATCACCATCGTCATCACCGGCATTTTCGCCACCGCTTCCTATCTCAATCCAAAACTGAACGGCTCTGTGACGATAGGTGCCGTCATCTTTATCTTCTCCTCCACGATACTGGGGTTGCATGGCTTTTGGATCTGTGCGGTCCTGCTCATTGCGCACCTGGGCTCCCTATCCAGTTGCGGCTATCCCTATCTCTATCCCATCGGAACGGTGAAAAAGCTGAATCTATCCTCACAGGATGTGGTGCTGCGAGGGGATCTCCGGCACATCTCCTACCGCCTGTTGCGGTAA